Proteins encoded by one window of Arachis hypogaea cultivar Tifrunner chromosome 1, arahy.Tifrunner.gnm2.J5K5, whole genome shotgun sequence:
- the LOC112710759 gene encoding probable disease resistance protein At5g66890, giving the protein MDNLLLSLLNRKVATDVEMYYNNHFLMQHDLLRELANHQSNQEPIERRKRLAIDLTQNGKNCPNWLVGQNQPGIVSRTLSFLSVRGTQQQQKQEQVTARIMFVSTDETFTPDWYNMNHDETEVLILNIHSNKYTFPDFIQKMRKLKVLIVTNQGFHPCELNNFEVLGSLPCLKTIRLEKVSIPSLCKFNKLSLF; this is encoded by the exons ATGGATAACTTGTTATTATCTTTGTTGAACAGGAAAGTTGCAACGGACGTGGAAATGTACTACAATAACCACTTCCTTATGCAGCATGATCTCCTTAGAGAGCTAGCAAACCATCAAAGCAACCAAGAACCGATCGAGCGAAGGAAAAGGCTGGCGATCGACTTGACTCAGAATGGGAAAAATTGTCCCAACTGGTTGGTAGGCCAGAATCAGCCGGGTATCGTTTCTCGCACGCTGTCATTCTTATCTGTAAGGGGGACACAACAACAACAGAAGCAGGAACAAGTCACTGCTCGCATAATGTTTGTTTCAACTG ATGAAACATTCACTCCTGACTGGTACAACATGAACCATGATGAAACTGAAGTTCTGATTTTAAATATCCATTCAAACAAGTATACATTTCCGGATTTCATTCAGAAAATGAGAAAACTCAAAGTTCTCATAGTCACAAATCAGGGTTTCCATCCTTGTGAATTGAACAACTTTGAGGTACTTGGTTCATTACCATGCTTGAAAACGATTAGACTGGAAAAGGTTTCGATTCCTAGCCTCTGCAAATTTAACAAACTAAGTCTTTTTTAA